In a single window of the Nocardiopsis composta genome:
- a CDS encoding methionine/alanine import family NSS transporter small subunit, which translates to MSTSSIVMMSSAMVLLWGGLLAAVLWLRAHPDNGDEGAEG; encoded by the coding sequence ATGTCCACCTCGTCCATCGTGATGATGAGCTCGGCCATGGTCCTGCTCTGGGGCGGGCTGCTCGCCGCGGTGCTGTGGCTGCGCGCCCACCCGGACAACGGGGACGAGGGGGCCGAGGGCTGA
- the kynU gene encoding kynureninase → MTQISREACRKLDAADPLAPFREEFLLPEGIVYLDGNSLGALPRATPGRVADVVEREWGRDLIASWNKAGWWDKPRTLGAKVAPLVGAAADEVVVGDGTSANIFKALVAAVRLNPGRRVLLGEAGNFPTDLYVTQGAAELTGTEERRVPAEPAALEEALAAGDVAVVLLSHVDYRTGELRDMAALTELAHRHGALIVWDLCHSAGAVPVELSACGADFAVGCTYKYLNGGPGAPAFSYVARRHHETARQPISGWHGHARPFDFTGDYEPAAGASRFLSGSQPLVADAALEASLDLWNRVDLAQVREKSLALTELFIGITAPGGTGPGGLRLVTPIEPERRGSQVALSHPDGYPIVQALIARGVVGDFRAPDVLRFGFTPLYLGYEEVFDAATALVEVVESGEWRDPRFAEREQVT, encoded by the coding sequence GTGACCCAGATCAGCCGCGAGGCCTGCCGCAAGCTGGACGCCGCCGATCCGCTGGCCCCCTTCCGCGAGGAGTTCCTCCTCCCCGAGGGCATCGTCTACCTCGACGGCAACTCCCTGGGCGCGCTGCCCAGGGCCACCCCCGGCCGGGTGGCCGACGTGGTCGAGCGGGAGTGGGGCCGCGACCTCATCGCCAGCTGGAACAAGGCCGGCTGGTGGGACAAGCCGCGCACGCTGGGCGCCAAGGTCGCCCCGCTGGTCGGCGCCGCCGCCGACGAGGTGGTGGTGGGCGACGGGACCTCGGCCAACATCTTCAAGGCGCTGGTCGCCGCGGTGCGGCTCAACCCCGGCCGCCGGGTGCTGCTCGGCGAGGCGGGCAACTTCCCCACCGACCTCTACGTCACCCAGGGCGCGGCCGAGCTGACCGGGACCGAGGAGCGCCGGGTGCCGGCCGAGCCCGCCGCCCTGGAGGAGGCGCTGGCCGCCGGGGACGTCGCGGTCGTGCTGCTCAGCCATGTGGACTACCGCACCGGTGAGCTCCGCGACATGGCCGCGCTCACCGAGCTCGCGCACCGGCACGGCGCGCTGATCGTCTGGGACCTGTGCCACAGCGCCGGCGCGGTGCCGGTGGAGCTGTCCGCCTGCGGCGCCGACTTCGCGGTGGGTTGCACCTACAAGTACCTCAACGGGGGACCGGGGGCGCCGGCCTTCAGCTACGTCGCCCGCCGGCACCACGAGACGGCCCGGCAGCCGATCAGCGGCTGGCACGGGCACGCCCGGCCGTTCGACTTCACCGGCGACTACGAGCCCGCCGCGGGGGCCTCGCGCTTCCTCAGCGGGTCGCAGCCGCTGGTCGCCGACGCGGCCCTGGAGGCCTCGCTGGACCTGTGGAACCGGGTCGACCTGGCGCAGGTGCGGGAGAAGAGCCTGGCCCTCACCGAGCTGTTCATCGGCATCACCGCCCCCGGCGGCACCGGACCGGGCGGGCTGCGCCTGGTCACCCCGATCGAGCCGGAGCGGCGCGGCAGCCAGGTCGCGCTCTCCCACCCCGACGGCTACCCGATCGTGCAGGCGCTCATCGCCCGCGGGGTGGTCGGCGACTTCCGCGCGCCCGACGTGCTGCGCTTCGGCTTCACCCCGCTCTACCTCGGCTACGAGGAGGTCTTCGACGCCGCGACCGCGCTGGTCGAGGTGGTCGAGTCGGGGGAGTGGCGGGACCCGCGCTTCGCCGAGCGAGAACAGGTGACCTGA
- a CDS encoding sodium-dependent transporter translates to MPKAHREQWSSRTGFLLAAIGSAVGLGNIWRFPYVTYENGGGAFILPYLIALLTAGIPLLILEYTIGHRFRASPPVALRRLSKPAEAIGWWQVAICFVVAIYYAVILAWALRYAVFSVTEEWGDDPDGFFSGAFLQSADGPGAITSYNAGVLIPLVLVWVAVLVMIALGVKRGIELANRIFMPMLLLLFGALVIRALFLDGATDGLDALFTPDWEALTDGSVWVAAYGQIFFSLSIGFGIMITYASYLRRKFDLTGSVMVVAFSNCSFELLAGMGVFAALGFMAVQSGLPIDEVVASGPGLAFVAFPQIISTLPFGGGLFGVLFFTSLLIAGITSLISIVQVLVSAVQDRAGMGRVPATLTVGGATALVSIALFPTDQGLFILDVVDRFINNYGIALAALVMLVVVAWVLRKLPEQRRHSDRISSIPLRGWWSVFLGFITPVILGWMMFDSLYSELTERYAGYPQWFLNAAGWGVAGGALAVGVVIALVLRNKDVGTVEDDLAREGAAAATGTTGAAAAEGKEEN, encoded by the coding sequence ATGCCAAAAGCACACCGCGAGCAATGGAGCTCCCGGACGGGCTTCCTGCTGGCGGCGATCGGATCCGCCGTCGGCCTGGGGAACATCTGGCGCTTCCCCTACGTGACCTATGAGAACGGCGGCGGGGCGTTCATCCTGCCCTACCTCATCGCACTCCTGACGGCGGGGATCCCGCTGCTCATCCTGGAGTACACGATCGGCCACCGGTTCCGCGCCTCGCCGCCGGTGGCGCTGCGCCGGCTGTCCAAGCCCGCCGAGGCGATCGGCTGGTGGCAGGTGGCGATCTGCTTCGTGGTCGCCATCTACTACGCGGTCATCCTCGCCTGGGCGCTGCGCTACGCCGTCTTCTCCGTCACCGAGGAGTGGGGCGACGACCCGGACGGCTTCTTCTCCGGAGCCTTCCTGCAGAGCGCCGACGGACCGGGCGCGATCACCTCCTACAACGCGGGCGTGCTCATCCCGCTCGTGCTGGTGTGGGTCGCGGTGCTGGTCATGATCGCGCTGGGCGTCAAGCGCGGCATCGAGCTGGCCAACCGGATCTTCATGCCGATGCTGCTGCTCCTGTTCGGCGCCCTGGTGATCCGGGCGCTCTTCCTGGACGGCGCGACCGACGGGCTGGACGCCCTGTTCACCCCGGACTGGGAGGCCCTCACCGACGGCTCGGTGTGGGTCGCCGCCTACGGGCAGATCTTCTTCTCGCTGTCCATCGGCTTCGGCATCATGATCACCTACGCCTCCTACCTGCGCCGCAAGTTCGACCTCACCGGTTCGGTGATGGTGGTGGCCTTCTCCAACTGCTCCTTCGAGCTGCTCGCGGGCATGGGCGTGTTCGCCGCCCTGGGCTTCATGGCGGTGCAGAGCGGCCTGCCCATCGACGAGGTCGTCGCCTCCGGGCCGGGCCTGGCGTTCGTGGCGTTCCCGCAGATCATCTCGACGCTGCCGTTCGGCGGCGGGCTGTTCGGGGTGCTCTTCTTCACCTCGCTGCTGATCGCCGGCATCACCTCGCTGATCAGCATCGTCCAGGTGCTGGTCTCGGCGGTGCAGGACCGGGCCGGCATGGGCCGGGTCCCCGCGACGCTGACCGTGGGCGGAGCCACCGCCCTGGTGTCGATCGCGCTCTTCCCCACCGACCAGGGGCTGTTCATCCTGGACGTGGTCGACCGCTTCATCAACAACTACGGCATCGCGCTCGCCGCGCTGGTCATGCTGGTCGTGGTCGCCTGGGTGCTGCGCAAGCTGCCCGAGCAGCGGCGGCACTCCGACCGGATCTCCTCGATCCCGCTGCGCGGCTGGTGGAGCGTGTTCCTCGGCTTCATCACCCCGGTCATCCTGGGCTGGATGATGTTCGACAGCCTGTACTCCGAGCTGACCGAGCGCTACGCGGGCTACCCGCAGTGGTTCCTGAACGCCGCGGGATGGGGCGTCGCGGGCGGCGCGCTCGCAGTGGGCGTCGTCATCGCGCTGGTGCTGCGGAACAAGGACGTCGGCACCGTCGAGGACGACCTCGCCCGGGAGGGCGCGGCAGCGGCGACCGGGACCACCGGCGCGGCGGCCGCCGAAGGCAAGGAGGAGAACTGA
- a CDS encoding dihydrolipoamide acetyltransferase family protein: protein MSGAPRVFELPDLGEGLTDAEVVSWLVQVGDRVAVDQPVAEVETAKAAVEVPCPFAGTVAALHAEAGAVVAVGAPLISITEEEPASGASSPGHSPGPALPEVVVPEARTPDSGPGGNGAARAPEGSGAVLVGYGTGAAAPRRPGGRRRRPAPGAAPSRGAPGGGAGTTESPAPAPSSGGPVPVVSPLVRRLARENGVDLRALAGSGGNGLVLRRDVEAAIAAARSPSGSAAAGPAPAVSAAAPGEERVPLRGARAAMAERLSRSRREIPEATVWVDADATGLVELRRRLNAAAPDRPVSLLGLLARFCVLGLSRFPELNSAVDTEHAELVRFSHVNLGFAAQTPRGLVVPVVRDAHRMSARELSAAITETSEAARSGPLPPERLSGGTFTVNNYGVFGVDGSAAIINHPEAAILGMGRIVQRPWVVGGELAARPVTELTLAFDHRVCDGATAGGFLRFVADCVEDPALLLGDL, encoded by the coding sequence ATGAGCGGCGCACCGCGCGTGTTCGAGCTGCCCGACCTCGGCGAGGGGCTGACCGATGCCGAGGTGGTGAGCTGGCTGGTCCAGGTCGGCGACCGGGTCGCCGTGGACCAGCCGGTGGCCGAGGTGGAGACCGCCAAGGCCGCCGTGGAGGTGCCCTGCCCGTTCGCCGGGACCGTCGCCGCGCTGCACGCCGAGGCCGGCGCGGTCGTCGCGGTGGGCGCCCCGCTGATCAGCATCACCGAGGAGGAGCCGGCCTCCGGGGCCTCCTCTCCCGGCCACTCACCCGGCCCGGCCTTGCCAGAGGTCGTGGTCCCCGAGGCCCGCACCCCGGACTCCGGCCCGGGCGGCAACGGCGCCGCCCGGGCCCCGGAGGGGTCCGGCGCGGTCCTGGTGGGCTACGGCACCGGTGCGGCCGCGCCACGCCGCCCCGGCGGCCGCCGCAGGCGCCCGGCGCCCGGCGCCGCCCCCTCCCGGGGCGCGCCCGGGGGCGGGGCGGGGACGACGGAGTCCCCGGCCCCCGCCCCCTCCTCCGGCGGCCCGGTCCCGGTGGTCTCGCCGCTGGTCCGCCGGCTGGCCCGGGAGAACGGCGTCGACCTGCGCGCGCTCGCCGGCAGCGGCGGCAACGGGCTGGTGCTCCGGCGCGACGTGGAGGCCGCGATCGCCGCGGCCCGCTCCCCCTCCGGCTCCGCGGCCGCCGGCCCCGCACCCGCCGTTTCCGCGGCGGCACCGGGCGAGGAGCGGGTCCCGCTGCGCGGTGCGCGGGCGGCGATGGCCGAGCGGCTGTCCCGGTCCCGCCGGGAGATCCCCGAGGCGACGGTCTGGGTGGACGCGGACGCCACCGGGCTGGTGGAGCTGCGCCGCCGGCTCAACGCCGCCGCCCCGGACCGCCCGGTGAGCCTGCTGGGCCTGCTCGCCCGGTTCTGCGTGCTGGGGCTCTCCCGGTTCCCCGAGCTCAACTCCGCGGTCGACACCGAGCACGCGGAGCTGGTCCGGTTCTCCCACGTCAACCTGGGCTTCGCCGCGCAGACCCCGCGCGGGCTGGTGGTCCCGGTGGTCCGGGACGCGCACCGGATGAGCGCCCGGGAGCTGTCCGCCGCGATCACCGAGACCTCCGAGGCGGCCCGGAGCGGGCCGCTGCCCCCGGAGCGGCTCAGCGGGGGGACGTTCACCGTGAACAACTACGGCGTGTTCGGCGTGGACGGCTCGGCGGCCATCATCAACCACCCCGAGGCCGCGATCCTGGGCATGGGCCGGATCGTGCAGCGCCCCTGGGTGGTCGGTGGCGAGCTCGCCGCGCGCCCGGTCACCGAGCTCACCCTCGCCTTCGACCACCGGGTCTGCGACGGCGCCACCGCCGGAGGGTTCCTCAGGTTCGTCGCCGACTGCGTCGAGGACCCCGCCCTGCTCCTCGGCGACCTGTGA
- a CDS encoding tryptophan 2,3-dioxygenase has product MASQSTAIPGGPRGAQEDGRPRLDFDGGTPYAEYAAIDVLLDLRRPRTDEPAETDFIVATQVMELLFDLLAEHWVRARDALERDDVPAALAELRKGARVQDVLVSSWDLLADLTPTEFARFRPAFGEASGFQSHTYRRLEFLIGNKSAAMLRPYQDAPRARAELERALAEPGLYDAALRLLARRGLPVPAGAVQRDWTRPYRPDAGVERAWAEVYADDTPGNELFILAEALLDTAERVTRWRWRHLSAVKRSLGAKPGSGGSDGVRWLAGNAARDVFPELWSLRAAL; this is encoded by the coding sequence ATGGCGTCCCAGAGCACGGCAATACCGGGCGGCCCCCGGGGCGCGCAGGAGGACGGGCGCCCCAGGCTCGATTTCGACGGCGGCACCCCCTACGCGGAGTACGCGGCGATCGACGTCCTGCTCGACCTGCGGCGCCCGCGCACCGACGAGCCGGCCGAGACCGACTTCATCGTCGCCACCCAGGTGATGGAGCTCCTCTTCGACCTGCTCGCCGAGCACTGGGTGCGCGCCCGCGACGCCCTGGAGCGCGACGACGTCCCCGCCGCCCTCGCCGAGCTGCGCAAGGGCGCCCGGGTGCAGGACGTGCTGGTCTCCTCCTGGGACCTGCTCGCCGACCTGACCCCCACCGAGTTCGCCCGGTTCCGGCCGGCCTTCGGCGAGGCCTCCGGGTTCCAGTCGCACACCTACCGCCGGCTGGAGTTCCTGATCGGCAACAAGTCCGCGGCGATGCTCCGGCCCTACCAGGACGCCCCGCGCGCCCGCGCCGAACTGGAGCGCGCCCTGGCCGAGCCGGGGCTGTACGACGCGGCGCTGCGCCTGCTCGCCCGCCGGGGCCTGCCGGTCCCCGCCGGTGCGGTCCAGCGGGACTGGACCCGCCCCTACCGGCCCGACGCCGGCGTGGAGCGCGCCTGGGCCGAGGTGTACGCCGACGACACCCCCGGCAACGAGCTGTTCATCCTGGCCGAGGCGCTGCTGGACACCGCCGAGCGGGTGACCCGGTGGCGATGGCGGCACCTGTCCGCGGTCAAGCGGTCGCTGGGCGCCAAGCCGGGCAGCGGCGGCTCCGACGGGGTGCGCTGGCTGGCCGGAAACGCCGCCCGCGACGTCTTCCCCGAGCTGTGGTCGCTGCGCGCGGCCCTGTGA
- a CDS encoding ABC transporter permease — protein MKVLRDTGIMFQRQMAPTLRNPLFFLVFGMMQPVLYLVLFGPLLSGMPGPLGADPMQWFVPGMLCMLAVFATAFAGFGLLPEMQAGVHERLLAAPVSRVALLLGRVLRDVLVLIAQALVVIAGAAAFGVQVSIPGALAGLLLLAVLGVGLGTLSYLLAMALKVPFKFSGALQAVIMPLILLSGVMLPMDLAPGWLYALSRINPVSHVVDAERALFNGGFAVSEIGLGAGVAVAVAALALALGARSMRRLNA, from the coding sequence ATGAAGGTCCTCCGGGACACCGGCATCATGTTCCAGCGGCAGATGGCGCCGACCCTGCGCAACCCGCTGTTCTTCCTGGTGTTCGGCATGATGCAGCCGGTGCTCTACCTGGTGCTGTTCGGGCCGCTGCTGTCCGGCATGCCCGGCCCGCTCGGCGCCGACCCGATGCAGTGGTTCGTCCCCGGCATGCTCTGCATGCTCGCCGTCTTCGCCACCGCCTTCGCCGGTTTCGGCCTGCTCCCCGAGATGCAGGCGGGGGTGCACGAGCGGCTGCTGGCCGCCCCGGTCAGCCGGGTCGCCCTGCTGCTCGGCCGGGTGCTGCGCGACGTGCTCGTGCTGATCGCCCAGGCGCTGGTCGTGATCGCCGGGGCGGCGGCCTTCGGCGTGCAGGTGTCGATCCCCGGCGCGCTGGCCGGCCTGCTCCTGCTGGCCGTGCTCGGCGTCGGCCTGGGCACCCTCTCCTACCTGCTCGCCATGGCGCTCAAGGTGCCGTTCAAGTTCTCCGGCGCGCTGCAGGCCGTCATCATGCCGCTCATCCTGCTGTCCGGGGTGATGCTGCCGATGGACCTCGCGCCGGGCTGGCTGTACGCGCTCTCCCGGATCAACCCGGTCAGCCACGTGGTCGACGCCGAGCGCGCGCTGTTCAACGGCGGGTTCGCCGTCTCCGAGATCGGCCTGGGCGCCGGGGTCGCCGTCGCGGTGGCCGCCCTCGCGCTGGCCCTGGGCGCCCGGTCGATGCGCCGGCTCAACGCCTGA
- a CDS encoding MFS transporter, whose protein sequence is MIDTSGSTPGGPRPSPAPGRLVAAVIPGTLLNALNSSMIVLALVPIERDYGVGLAAASWLISAFYLAATVCMPLMGRLADRFGARRVFVSGLALVCATSALAPLAPSIGWLIAARVLLAVGTSVAFPAAMAVFRTALPGGPPQGAMALVGTANSSAAAFGPVLGGLLVQAWGWQATWLVNVPVTVVGMVLALVLLPPVPPRAPASARGALADLDLPGIAAYAVAAGSLVAFLLGLSDGPSWALLGTAAAAGALLVLRETRTATPFLDLRAMAADRRLPLVFAQNTAVAVVFYLSFIGIPQWLQGGRGLDPASAGLVMLPLTGVSALLLPLVARGLRRFGERPVLLTGSALLLCGSGWLLLVDADTPVWALAALAALLGLPNAFNNLGLQSAMYRAAPDDRIGVVSGLFQTFRFFGSITAAVLVGAVFADGADDAGLRTAATVMAAVSVLLVLAGAVGRGGPSGRRLQSDP, encoded by the coding sequence ATGATCGACACGAGCGGCAGCACCCCCGGCGGGCCGCGCCCCAGCCCGGCCCCCGGCCGGCTGGTGGCGGCCGTCATCCCCGGAACCCTGCTCAACGCGCTGAACTCGTCGATGATCGTGCTGGCCCTGGTGCCCATCGAACGGGACTACGGGGTGGGCCTGGCCGCCGCCTCCTGGCTGATCTCGGCGTTCTACCTGGCCGCGACGGTGTGCATGCCGCTGATGGGCCGGCTGGCCGACCGGTTCGGGGCGCGCCGGGTGTTCGTCTCCGGGCTGGCCCTGGTCTGCGCGACCTCCGCGCTCGCCCCGCTGGCCCCGAGCATCGGCTGGCTGATCGCGGCCCGGGTGCTGCTGGCCGTGGGCACCTCGGTCGCCTTCCCCGCCGCGATGGCGGTGTTCCGCACGGCGCTGCCCGGCGGCCCGCCGCAGGGCGCGATGGCGCTGGTGGGCACCGCCAACTCCTCGGCCGCCGCGTTCGGCCCGGTGCTGGGCGGCCTGCTGGTGCAGGCCTGGGGCTGGCAGGCGACCTGGCTGGTGAACGTGCCGGTGACGGTGGTGGGCATGGTGCTCGCCCTGGTGCTGCTGCCGCCGGTGCCGCCGCGCGCGCCGGCCTCGGCCCGCGGCGCCCTGGCCGACCTCGACCTGCCGGGGATCGCCGCCTACGCCGTGGCGGCCGGATCGCTGGTCGCCTTCCTGCTGGGGCTCTCCGACGGCCCGAGCTGGGCCCTGCTCGGCACCGCGGCGGCCGCCGGGGCGCTGCTGGTGCTCCGCGAGACGCGCACCGCAACGCCCTTCCTGGACCTGCGCGCGATGGCCGCCGACCGCCGGCTGCCGCTGGTCTTCGCGCAGAACACCGCGGTCGCCGTGGTGTTCTACCTGTCCTTCATCGGGATCCCGCAGTGGCTGCAGGGCGGCCGAGGGCTGGACCCGGCCAGCGCGGGCCTGGTGATGCTGCCGCTGACCGGGGTCAGCGCGCTGCTGCTGCCGCTGGTCGCCCGCGGGCTGCGCCGGTTCGGCGAGCGCCCGGTGCTGCTGACCGGGAGCGCGCTGCTGCTCTGCGGTTCCGGATGGCTGCTGCTGGTCGATGCGGACACCCCGGTCTGGGCGCTGGCCGCACTGGCCGCGCTGCTCGGCCTGCCCAACGCCTTCAACAACCTCGGCCTGCAGTCGGCGATGTACCGGGCGGCGCCCGACGACCGGATCGGCGTGGTCTCCGGGCTCTTCCAGACCTTCCGCTTCTTCGGTTCGATCACCGCAGCGGTGCTGGTCGGCGCGGTCTTCGCGGACGGCGCGGACGACGCGGGACTGCGCACCGCGGCGACGGTGATGGCCGCGGTCTCGGTGCTGCTGGTGCTGGCCGGGGCGGTGGGGCGCGGCGGGCCGTCCGGGCGTCGCCTACAGTCGGATCCGTGA
- a CDS encoding DUF4031 domain-containing protein: MTVLIDPPAWPGPRGLLFSHLAGDASLEELHAFARELGVPPRAFERDHYDVPETLYDRAVRLGATPVSSRELVARLVASGLRRRKRGRFAAERGEFAGHVAPGGGLPAGPARRGAEQRVGGE; the protein is encoded by the coding sequence GTGACCGTACTGATCGACCCGCCCGCCTGGCCCGGCCCGCGCGGGCTGCTCTTCTCCCACCTGGCCGGCGACGCCTCCCTGGAGGAGCTGCACGCCTTCGCGCGCGAGCTGGGCGTGCCCCCGCGCGCCTTCGAGCGGGACCACTACGACGTACCGGAGACGCTGTACGACCGGGCGGTGCGGCTGGGCGCGACGCCGGTGAGCAGCAGGGAGCTGGTCGCCCGGCTGGTCGCCTCAGGCCTGCGGCGGCGCAAGCGGGGGCGGTTCGCCGCCGAGCGCGGCGAGTTCGCCGGCCATGTTGCGCCGGGCGGCGGCCTCCCAGCGGGCCCGGCCCGCCGCGGTGCGGAACAGCGGGTCGGCGGCGAGTAG
- a CDS encoding Lrp/AsnC family transcriptional regulator, which produces MLDGVDRRILSELQADGRLSYNELARRVGRSAPAVAERVRRLSERGVIAGYHARVDPAAAGLPVTALVRMECFGPRCLLRDEAAMARPEILQLHRVTGDTCCVLFIAVRSMAHFEELIDRLAEHGRPSSTMVLSSPIPWRAVQGPGG; this is translated from the coding sequence ATGCTGGACGGAGTCGACCGGCGCATCCTCAGCGAGCTCCAGGCCGACGGCCGGCTCTCCTACAACGAGCTGGCGCGCCGGGTGGGCAGGTCCGCGCCGGCCGTCGCCGAGCGGGTGCGCCGGCTCTCCGAGCGCGGAGTGATCGCCGGCTACCACGCCCGGGTGGACCCGGCCGCGGCCGGGCTGCCGGTGACCGCACTGGTGCGCATGGAGTGCTTCGGCCCGCGCTGTCTGCTCCGCGACGAGGCCGCCATGGCCCGGCCGGAGATCCTCCAGCTGCACCGGGTCACCGGCGACACCTGCTGCGTGCTGTTCATCGCGGTCCGGTCGATGGCCCACTTCGAGGAGCTGATCGACCGGCTGGCCGAGCACGGCCGGCCGTCCAGCACGATGGTGCTGTCCAGCCCCATCCCGTGGCGGGCGGTGCAGGGGCCGGGCGGCTGA